From a region of the Calonectris borealis chromosome 2, bCalBor7.hap1.2, whole genome shotgun sequence genome:
- the WNT9A gene encoding protein Wnt-9a yields the protein MLDGHVLLGWLSSCALLGLLACAPRPSAAYFGLTGNEPLTILPLTSEMEEAAVKAHYKVCDRLKLEKKQRRMCRRDPGVAETLMEAISMSALECQYQFRFERWNCTLEGRYRASLLKRGFKETAFLYAISSAGLTHAMAKACSAGRMERCTCDEAPDLENREAWQWGGCGDNLKYSNKFVKEFLGRKPNKDLRARVDFHNNLVGMKVIKAGVETTCKCHGVSGSCTVRTCWRQLSPFHEIGKQLKQKYETSLKVGSTTNEATGEGDISPPKKSIPGHSDQIPRTTDLVYIDDSPSFCMMSRYSPGTSGRKCYKDKNCDSICCGRGHNTQSRVVTRPCQCQVRWCCYVECKQCTQREEVYTCKD from the exons GCTGACGGGGAACGAACCCCTGACCATCCTCCCTCTGACCTCAGAAATGGAGGAAGCTGCCGTCAAAGCCCACTACAAAGTCTGTGACCGCCTGAAGCTGGAGAAGAAGCAGCGCAGGATGTGCCGGCGGGACCCTGGTGTGGCCGAGACCCTGATGGAGGCCATCAGCATGAGCGCGCTGGAGTGCCAGTATCAGTTTCGCTTTGAGCGCTGGAACTGCACCCTCGAGGGTCGCTACCGGGCCAGCTTGCTAAAGAGAG gttTTAAGGAGACAGCCTTCTTGTACGCTATCTCCTCTGCGGGGCTGACGCACGCCATGGCCAAGGCGTGCAGCGCGGGGCGGATGGAGCGTTGCACCTGCGACGAGGCCCCCGACCTGGAGAACCGCGAGGCTTGGCAGTGGGGTGGCTGCGGCGACAACCTGAAATACAGCAACAAGTTCGTCAAGGAGTTCTTGGGGAGGAAGCCCAACAAGGACCTGCGAGCCAGGGTGGACTTCCACAATAACCTCGTGGGCATGAAG GTCATCAAAGCCGGAGTGGAGACAACCTGTAAATGCCACGGCGTATCTGGATCCTGTACTGTCCGAACGTGCTGGAGGCAGCTCTCTCCATTCCATGAAATAGGGAAGCAGCTGAAGCAAAAGTACGAGACATCGCTCAAAGTGGGCAGCACTACCAACGAGGCCACGGGGGAAGGAGACATCTCCCCACCCAAGAAGTCCATCCCTGGTCACAGTGATCAAATCCCAAGGACTACGGATCTTGTCTACATTGACGATTCCCCAAGCTTCTGTATGATGAGTAGATACTCACCTGGGACTTCGGGAAGGAAATGTTACAAAGACAAGAACTGTGACAGCATCTGCTGCGGGCGAGGGCACAATACGCAGAGCCGGGTGGTCACCCGTCCGTGCCAGTGTCAGGTCCGTTGGTGCTGCTACGTGGAATGCAAGCAATGCACCCAGAGAGAAGAGGTTTACACCTGCAAAGACTGA